Proteins encoded together in one Juglans regia cultivar Chandler chromosome 9, Walnut 2.0, whole genome shotgun sequence window:
- the LOC108990829 gene encoding uncharacterized protein LOC108990829 has protein sequence MHSSSIREACLTGCCPTPIRSLLDSQTHAPKSTGSSSAYHSFVLATALSLFPNTPFTNHESLPTFHESFLNFVRTYPQYYQTDRADQIRGQEYYHLTIYNRVCLDYVGHGLFSHAQQRSHSPEAPVAASSSSPLPSPHFHEVPFFDISYKSVNLNSQIIYGDQESELETKLRLRIMAFMNISQVDYNLVLTANQSSAFKLLADCYPFQYNRNLLTVYDYQSEAVEMMTKSSKNRGAQVLSAEFSWPNLSIQSGKLRKMLKTKRKDRKRGLFVFPLQSRVTGSRYSYQWMSIAQENGWHVVLDACALGPKDMDTLGLSLFKPDFLICSFYKVFGENPSGFSCLFIKKSSASVLKDSANATRIGVVGLVQASRTPEFTGDQAITEMEIDQKMKSELWNDDLVVPRSISGPLCVQQESGETSKWNETEGVSLKQKAELLSEMVELETPFESAGSKYKEGSVNGSSDIECRGLDHADSLGLVLISSRHRYLINWLVNALMSLQHPHSENGHPLVRIYGPKVSFNRGPAVAFNVFDWKGEQIDPTLVQKLADRNNISLSYEFLQHVWLSDKHEEEREKAILQARKIELEGTVLHKKSDKYHPQIVPVVTAALGLFTNFEDIYRLWAFVSQFLDADFVEKERWRYTALNQERFEV, from the coding sequence ATGCACTCATCTAGCATCAGAGAGGCCTGCCTTACTGGCTGCTGTCCAACTCCTATTCGTAGCCTTCTTGATTCACAAACTCACGCTCCCAAGTCTACAGGCAGCAGCTCTGCATATCACAGCTTTGTACTGGCCACAGCTTTGTCCCTTTTCCCAAATACCCCATTTACCAACCATGAGTCCCTCCCTACATTCCACGAATCATTTCTTAACTTCGTAAGAACATACCCACAATACTATCAGACTGATCGCGCTGATCAAATCAGAGGCCAAGAATATTACCACCTCACCATCTACAACCGTGTATGCCTCGATTATGTTGGCCACGGTCTCTTCTCACATGCTCAGCAGCGGAGTCACTCTCCAGAAGCTCCAGTTGCTGCTTCATCATCATCTCCTCTTCCATCCCCACACTTTCATGAGGTGCCCTTCTTTGATATATCCTACAAGTCAGTAAACTTGAATTCCCAAATAATCTACGGTGACCAAGAATCAGAACTGGAAACCAAGCTCCGATTGAGAATCATGGCCTTCATGAATATCTCTCAAGTTGATTATAACCTGGTACTCACTGCCAACCAGTCATCAGCTTTCAAACTTCTGGCAGATTGTTATCCTTTTCAGTATAACCGAAATCTTCTTACAGTTTATGATTACCAGAGTGAGGCAGTGGAAATGATGACTAAAAGCTCCAAAAATAGAGGAGCCCAAGTCCTGTCAGCTGAGTTCTCATGGCCCAACCTGAGCATCCAATCTGGAAAATTGAGAAAGATGCTAAAGACAAAAAGGAAGGATAGGAAGAGGGGACTGTTTGTTTTTCCCCTTCAGTCAAGGGTGACCGGATCACGCTACTCATATCAGTGGATGAGCATTGCACAAGAAAATGGATGGCATGTCGTGCTTGATGCATGTGCGTTGGGGCCGAAGGATATGGACACCTTAGGCCTCTCTCTTTTTAAGCCTGACTTTCTCATTTGCTCCTTTTACAAAGTTTTTGGGGAAAACCCATCTGGGTTCAGTTGCTTATTTATCAAGAAATCCAGTGCTTCAGTGCTAAAGGATTCAGCCAATGCTACAAGAATAGGTGTTGTGGGACTTGTTCAAGCATCAAGGACACCTGAATTCACTGGAGATCAGGCAATTACAGAGATGGAAATTGATCAAAAAATGAAGTCCGAATTGTGGAACGATGACTTAGTTGTACCACGCTCGATCTCTGGCCCATTATGTGTTCAGCAGGAAAGTGGTGAAACTTCTAAATGGAATGAAACTGAAGGAGTCTCTCTAAAGCAGAAGGCAGAATTACTCTCTGAAATGGTGGAACTAGAGACACCCTTTGAATCTGCTGGATCAAAATACAAAGAAGGCAGCGTAAATGGGAGCTCAGATATTGAATGTAGAGGCTTGGATCATGCAGATTCACTGGGCCTTGTGCTAATTAGTAGCAGACATAGGTACCTGATCAATTGGTTGGTAAATGCATTGATGAGTCTCCAACATCCACATTCAGAAAATGGGCATCCTTTGGTCAGAATCTATGGACCGAAGGTTAGTTTTAACCGAGGACCTGCCGTGGCATTCAATGTGTTTGACTGGAAAGGAGAACAGATTGATCCCACCCTTGTACAGAAGCTCGCTGACCGAAATAATATTTCACTAAGTTATGAATTTTTGCAGCACGTCTGGTTATCAGACAAGCATgaagaagagagggagaaagcaATATTACAGGCAAGAAAAATTGAACTTGAAGGAACGGTCTTACATAAGAAGAGTGATAAATATCATCCTCAAATAGTACCAGTGGTCACGGCAGCACTTGGTTTGTTCACAAACTTCGAAGACATATACAGGCTTTGGGCATTTGTTTCGCAGTTCTTGGATGCAGACTTtgtggagaaagagagatggagaTACACAGCTCTTAATCAAGAGAGATTCGAAGTTTGA